The segment TATAAACGCTACTTTTAGCTCCACCTGTAACTGATTTTATTGGGCGCTAAATTAGCATTCATTTCTGATATATGCAGTTTGTTGGCTGAAAATAAAAAAGCGGGGAATCCCCGCTTTTTAGTTTATTGTAATTTTTAATTTTTGTCCGACTTTCAATCCTCTGTTCGATTCAATGTTGTTTTCGGTTTGGATATCTTTGGCCGAAACACCTTCGTATTTTTGAGCTATTTTCCAAAGACTATCATTCTTTTTTACAGTGTAGAAAACAACTTTTCCATTTTCTTTAGTTT is part of the Alistipes sp. ZOR0009 genome and harbors:
- a CDS encoding LysM peptidoglycan-binding domain-containing protein — encoded protein: AASSKPNSAIAQNANKKVPADSVKIETVKALDQSATTVAHKVEPAQETKENGKVVFYTVKKNDSLWKIAQKYEGVSAKDIQTENNIESNRGLKVGQKLKITIN